In one window of Flavobacterium ginsengisoli DNA:
- a CDS encoding rSAM-modified peptide has protein sequence MKNNKLTFKDFQIDTISKKEQKTIKGGGVDDPIDPNEPKKGGGGNGNN, from the coding sequence ATGAAAAATAACAAATTAACTTTCAAAGATTTTCAAATAGATACAATCTCTAAAAAAGAACAAAAAACTATTAAAGGCGGAGGTGTAGATGATCCAATTGATCCAAACGAACCGAAAAAAGGCGGCGGAGGAAACGGAAATAACTAA
- a CDS encoding SGNH/GDSL hydrolase family protein, with translation MKPHFKQIVTIIFSIFLLSCNAEENSTPTATNPPVVTPPKTPEPPIASKVNYLALGDSYTIGQSVCATCRFPEQLKTSLATMYSSTVSLKIIATTGWTTSDLISAINSQNLDSNYDLVTLLIGVNNQYQHKNFSVYEKEFPELVNKAIMLAKGDKKNVVVISIPDYSYTPYGQALVGNQSNKISAEITQYNNFAENYCNTNQIAFVSITEITREGLNKPDLVASDGLHPSEVSL, from the coding sequence ATGAAACCACATTTTAAACAAATAGTTACCATTATATTTTCAATATTTCTTTTGAGTTGCAACGCCGAAGAAAACTCCACTCCTACTGCTACAAATCCTCCAGTTGTAACTCCACCCAAAACACCAGAACCTCCAATTGCCAGCAAAGTAAATTATTTAGCTTTAGGTGACAGTTATACCATTGGTCAAAGCGTTTGTGCAACTTGCCGTTTTCCAGAACAACTTAAAACAAGTTTAGCCACAATGTATTCCAGCACCGTTTCACTCAAAATAATTGCAACAACAGGCTGGACAACATCCGATTTGATTTCAGCAATCAATTCCCAAAATTTGGACTCCAATTACGATTTGGTAACACTTTTAATTGGTGTCAACAATCAATATCAGCACAAAAATTTCTCTGTTTACGAAAAAGAATTTCCAGAATTGGTCAACAAAGCCATAATGCTTGCCAAAGGCGATAAAAAAAATGTTGTCGTTATTTCTATTCCAGACTACTCGTATACTCCATACGGACAAGCGCTTGTAGGAAATCAGAGCAACAAAATTTCAGCAGAAATCACACAATACAATAACTTTGCAGAGAACTATTGCAACACCAATCAAATTGCTTTTGTATCGATTACAGAAATCACTCGCGAAGGACTTAATAAGCCAGATCTTGTTGCTTCAGATGGTTTGCATCCTTCAGAAGTCAGCTTATAA
- a CDS encoding vitamin K epoxide reductase family protein, with protein MLKLVQKFLQINRYSDIKNEFKDLFLSHPNYPSLFAITDSFDLLSVENAAVRVSKEQIEDLPSNFLAYFKDELILVEKIKSGVRITTTKKGTQKLSYDKFLLDWNGVIVAIEPNNVVTRENLKIEYNWLKYFLPLALVAGLSFFYNRFDWFSASFLVTSVLGLIVSIFIVQEKWGVKNTVISKFCNLSSNSSCHSVISFNDDIANRWLSFSDLPLLFFSSSIIAILVQPLSSAIFVGFLSLLAIPIIVCSIWIQKFEIQKWCIMCLAISFLILVQSIVWFSSDLFTLSFSFSEVFPYIFSLLLLMPIWATVKVMIRKMLDNENSLKELKKFKRNYSLLNYLSKKVKYAKGFEDLRGLTFGNRNAGVRLSVILSPSCGHCYKTFQEAFDLVMKFPDKIFLNVLFNINPENNDNPYKAVVERLLTINRTTPGKTVEAISDWYIKRMTHKKWLKKWNVESVSMMINQEIQKQYDWCSMNNFNYTPIKIVNERLFPNEYELNELKYFLNDYIDEVQVLEKIA; from the coding sequence ATGTTAAAGCTGGTCCAAAAATTTCTGCAAATCAATCGCTACTCAGATATCAAAAATGAGTTTAAGGATCTGTTTTTATCTCATCCAAATTATCCGAGTTTGTTTGCCATTACAGATTCGTTTGATTTGCTTTCTGTAGAGAATGCAGCCGTAAGAGTTTCGAAAGAGCAAATTGAAGATTTGCCTTCAAACTTTTTGGCGTATTTCAAAGATGAATTAATACTGGTTGAAAAGATTAAAAGTGGGGTTAGAATTACAACCACAAAAAAAGGAACGCAAAAATTATCGTATGATAAATTTCTTTTAGACTGGAATGGTGTAATCGTTGCCATTGAGCCAAACAATGTAGTAACAAGAGAGAATCTAAAAATAGAATACAATTGGCTAAAATATTTTCTGCCTCTTGCGCTCGTAGCGGGATTGTCTTTTTTCTACAATCGTTTTGATTGGTTTAGCGCTTCTTTTTTAGTAACATCAGTTCTTGGTTTAATTGTAAGCATATTTATTGTACAGGAGAAATGGGGAGTTAAAAACACAGTAATTTCAAAATTCTGTAATTTAAGTTCGAACTCTTCTTGCCATTCGGTAATAAGTTTCAATGATGATATTGCAAACAGATGGTTGAGTTTTTCAGATTTGCCATTACTTTTCTTTAGTTCAAGTATCATTGCAATATTAGTTCAGCCATTAAGCTCTGCTATTTTTGTTGGATTTTTAAGCTTATTAGCTATTCCAATAATAGTTTGCTCAATCTGGATTCAAAAATTTGAGATTCAAAAATGGTGCATAATGTGCTTAGCAATCTCATTTTTAATATTGGTTCAGAGTATTGTTTGGTTTTCATCAGATCTTTTTACGTTGAGCTTTAGTTTTAGTGAAGTTTTTCCATACATATTCTCTCTTTTACTTTTAATGCCAATTTGGGCAACAGTTAAAGTGATGATTAGAAAAATGCTTGACAATGAAAATTCATTAAAAGAGCTTAAGAAATTTAAAAGAAATTATTCGCTATTAAATTACTTATCTAAAAAAGTAAAATATGCAAAAGGATTTGAAGATTTAAGAGGCTTAACATTTGGAAATAGAAATGCCGGAGTTAGACTTTCTGTAATTCTTAGCCCAAGCTGCGGACATTGTTATAAAACTTTCCAAGAAGCTTTTGACTTAGTGATGAAGTTTCCAGACAAAATATTTTTGAATGTTCTTTTCAATATTAATCCAGAAAATAATGATAATCCTTATAAGGCTGTTGTTGAAAGACTTTTGACTATTAACAGAACAACACCTGGAAAAACGGTTGAAGCAATTTCTGATTGGTATATCAAAAGAATGACACACAAAAAATGGCTTAAAAAATGGAATGTTGAATCTGTAAGCATGATGATAAATCAGGAAATTCAGAAACAATACGATTGGTGCTCTATGAACAATTTTAATTACACACCTATTAAAATTGTAAATGAAAGGCTATTTCCAAATGAATACGAATTGAACGAGTTGAAATATTTCTTAAATGATTACATCGATGAAGTTCAAGTTTTGGAAAAGATAGCATAA
- a CDS encoding HlyD family secretion protein gives MNEDTFELRSEEVQDILTKVPHWMIRWGTVLIFAIIIMLFFISWFVKYPDVVKTEIVITTNIPPEKIVSKSSGRIEAILVKNKTLVEKNSTLAIIENTANYKDVFLLKGIVDKYDINNTKKEFPFELLKNTQLGEIESAYAAFQKDYQAQELNKDLHPFQVETRAQQSEKIQITERLEILRQQKVINERELELQKNEVARFETLFNKGIISAQEMEVKKLTFLQAQKNYRSLLSSISQLRSSLIDNTKSSQNLQINSTKEEVNLGRNVSQSFYQLKKVIRDWELAYALKSSISGKVTFLQVWNENQTINVGDNVFSIIPDAKNSFIGKVKAPALNSGKIKVGQKVNIRLANYPDREFGVLKGEIKNISLVPDKDGNLLIDVALPKGLKTSYDKQIAFQQEMKGSAEIVTEDLRLIERILYQFKTIFEQV, from the coding sequence ATGAACGAAGATACATTTGAATTAAGAAGCGAAGAGGTTCAGGATATCCTAACCAAAGTACCGCATTGGATGATACGATGGGGGACAGTCTTGATTTTTGCCATAATCATTATGCTGTTTTTTATTTCTTGGTTTGTCAAATATCCCGATGTCGTAAAAACTGAAATTGTAATTACCACTAATATTCCTCCAGAGAAAATCGTATCAAAATCTTCTGGACGAATTGAAGCTATTTTGGTAAAAAATAAAACATTGGTAGAAAAGAACAGCACATTGGCTATTATTGAAAACACAGCCAATTATAAAGATGTTTTTTTATTGAAAGGCATTGTTGATAAATATGATATCAATAACACTAAAAAAGAGTTTCCTTTTGAGTTATTGAAAAACACACAACTGGGAGAAATCGAAAGCGCGTATGCGGCGTTTCAGAAAGATTATCAGGCGCAGGAATTAAATAAAGATCTGCACCCTTTTCAGGTCGAAACCAGAGCGCAGCAGTCTGAAAAAATTCAGATAACAGAAAGGTTAGAAATCTTGCGGCAACAAAAGGTGATTAATGAGCGAGAATTGGAACTTCAGAAAAACGAAGTCGCACGTTTTGAAACGCTATTCAACAAAGGAATTATTTCTGCTCAAGAAATGGAAGTTAAAAAATTGACTTTCCTTCAAGCGCAAAAGAATTATAGAAGCTTGTTATCATCGATTTCTCAATTAAGGTCTTCTTTGATTGATAACACAAAATCAAGCCAGAATCTGCAAATAAACAGCACCAAAGAAGAGGTTAATCTTGGCCGCAATGTTTCACAATCCTTTTATCAGTTAAAAAAAGTAATAAGAGATTGGGAACTGGCATATGCGCTAAAATCATCAATTAGCGGAAAGGTTACATTTTTACAAGTTTGGAATGAAAATCAGACCATAAATGTTGGTGACAATGTATTTTCAATTATTCCAGATGCAAAAAATAGTTTTATTGGTAAAGTGAAAGCACCAGCTTTAAATTCAGGTAAAATAAAAGTGGGACAAAAGGTCAATATTCGCTTGGCAAATTATCCAGACCGCGAATTTGGTGTGTTAAAAGGCGAAATTAAAAACATTTCGTTAGTGCCAGATAAAGATGGAAATCTGCTAATAGATGTTGCACTTCCAAAAGGCCTGAAAACATCATACGATAAACAAATTGCTTTCCAGCAGGAAATGAAAGGAAGCGCAGAAATTGTAACCGAAGATCTGCGTTTAATCGAAAGAATCCTGTATCAATTTAAAACCATTTTTGAACAAGTCTAA
- a CDS encoding rSAM-modified peptide, whose amino-acid sequence MKNSKLTFKDFQLDTISKKEQKTIKGGDDPIDPNEPKKGGGGNGNN is encoded by the coding sequence ATGAAAAATAGCAAATTAACATTCAAAGATTTTCAATTAGATACAATCTCTAAAAAAGAGCAAAAAACTATTAAAGGAGGAGATGATCCAATTGATCCGAACGAACCTAAAAAAGGTGGCGGAGGAAACGGAAACAATTAA
- a CDS encoding S41 family peptidase, with the protein MKKKLLIAFVLLFQISFSKPITETQKLVATCKVWGFLKYYHPNVTDGSKNWDEQLFQILPKVEEAQTSEAFSQVIENWIVSLGEIKKQENVKTKKEYFDKNFDLSWFNKNELFSKSLSKKLKFIEENRIQDKQYYVDFKLDGGMPLQFKNEVKYTEFKWEDKKMRLLALFRYWNYIEYFFPYKYQMDENWDKVLTEMLPRFYAPESEKDFVLAMREISIKLNDTHASTQMPQLFEYFGDKFIPADVSFIDEKAIVVSLKNDSLAKVSDIKIGDVFTRVNGKTIAELLKENRKYVEGSNEPSILKNAYWTIFNGKSDAVEVEFIRNGKSEVKSIKRYKYQNLKIQFPDREKWKILEGNIGYVNYDALDESDVPALISALNNTSAIIFDNRERPHDVMYAISDWLNPEPKEFVKFLDPDVNYPGRYLWRNETLKCGKNNPEYYKGKVIVLINEKAVSHAEFNAMSLQTAPKVKIIGSQTGGADGANYGFPIIKGFYTSFTCYGVFYPNKKETQRIGIVPDIEVKPTILGIQQGKDEVLERAILFAKNGK; encoded by the coding sequence ATGAAAAAAAAACTACTAATTGCTTTTGTTTTATTATTTCAAATTTCTTTTTCCAAACCAATAACTGAAACTCAAAAGTTAGTCGCGACATGCAAAGTTTGGGGCTTTTTAAAATATTATCACCCAAATGTCACTGATGGAAGCAAAAACTGGGATGAACAATTGTTTCAAATCTTACCAAAAGTCGAAGAGGCTCAAACTTCTGAAGCATTTTCTCAGGTGATAGAAAATTGGATTGTTTCTCTAGGCGAAATCAAAAAGCAGGAAAACGTAAAAACTAAAAAAGAATACTTTGATAAAAATTTCGATTTGTCATGGTTCAATAAAAATGAATTATTTTCTAAGTCGCTTTCAAAGAAATTAAAGTTTATTGAAGAAAATAGAATTCAAGATAAACAATACTATGTTGACTTTAAGCTTGATGGAGGAATGCCTTTACAGTTCAAAAATGAAGTAAAGTATACAGAGTTTAAATGGGAAGATAAAAAAATGCGCCTTTTGGCTCTTTTTAGATATTGGAATTATATTGAGTATTTCTTTCCATACAAATACCAAATGGATGAAAATTGGGATAAGGTGTTAACAGAAATGCTGCCGAGATTTTATGCTCCAGAATCTGAAAAGGACTTTGTTTTAGCAATGCGTGAAATCTCTATTAAGTTAAATGACACTCACGCTTCAACCCAAATGCCTCAATTGTTCGAATATTTTGGAGATAAATTTATCCCAGCTGATGTAAGTTTTATAGATGAGAAAGCAATTGTTGTTAGTTTGAAAAATGACTCTTTGGCAAAAGTTAGCGATATTAAAATTGGAGATGTATTTACAAGAGTTAACGGAAAAACGATAGCAGAACTTTTAAAAGAAAACCGAAAGTATGTCGAAGGATCCAATGAACCATCTATTTTAAAAAATGCTTATTGGACAATTTTTAATGGAAAATCAGATGCGGTAGAAGTGGAGTTCATAAGAAATGGAAAGTCTGAAGTGAAATCTATTAAACGTTATAAATATCAAAACTTAAAAATTCAATTTCCAGATCGTGAAAAATGGAAAATACTAGAAGGCAATATCGGTTATGTTAATTACGATGCATTAGATGAAAGTGATGTTCCTGCTCTGATATCAGCATTGAATAACACAAGTGCTATTATTTTTGATAATCGAGAGCGTCCTCATGATGTTATGTATGCAATTTCAGATTGGCTAAATCCTGAACCGAAAGAGTTTGTCAAATTCTTAGATCCAGATGTAAACTATCCAGGACGTTATTTATGGAGAAATGAAACTTTAAAATGTGGTAAAAACAATCCAGAATATTACAAAGGAAAAGTAATTGTTTTAATAAATGAAAAAGCAGTGAGCCATGCAGAATTTAATGCAATGAGTTTGCAAACAGCCCCAAAAGTTAAAATAATTGGAAGCCAAACAGGTGGTGCAGATGGTGCAAATTATGGTTTTCCAATTATAAAAGGATTTTATACTTCATTTACTTGTTATGGTGTTTTTTATCCAAATAAAAAAGAAACACAAAGAATTGGTATTGTTCCAGATATTGAAGTAAAACCAACAATTTTAGGTATTCAGCAAGGTAAGGATGAAGTTCTTGAAAGAGCGATTCTTTTTGCGAAAAATGGAAAATAA
- a CDS encoding rSAM-modified peptide, producing the protein MKNSKLTFSDFQLDTISRKEQKTIKGGGVDDPIDPNEPKKGGGGNGNN; encoded by the coding sequence ATGAAAAATAGCAAATTAACATTCAGCGATTTTCAATTAGATACAATCTCTAGAAAAGAACAAAAAACTATTAAAGGCGGAGGTGTAGATGATCCAATTGATCCGAACGAACCGAAAAAAGGTGGCGGAGGAAACGGAAATAACTAA
- a CDS encoding four helix bundle protein, with protein MGDKDLLFRLKIARKEAKESKFWLQLLNDLNPDQKLASELLLYEVEELRKILSAIITKTSK; from the coding sequence TTGGGTGACAAGGATTTATTGTTCCGTCTTAAAATTGCTCGAAAAGAAGCAAAAGAATCTAAATTTTGGCTTCAATTACTGAATGACTTGAATCCAGATCAAAAATTAGCGTCAGAACTTCTATTATACGAAGTAGAAGAATTACGAAAAATTCTATCCGCAATAATTACTAAAACTTCAAAATAA
- a CDS encoding helix-turn-helix domain-containing protein, which yields MLAQSEKMYAEALKHLNKIPESTDKIKLHAYLCNYRGLTYWKRSNYGKALGSYQEGVKLSSKINDVVQIVKFKANIALLNESVGNYQLSIKILRQNEAFLDKNEGLYDKDQFQNAKSNSYINLGNSYEGYYTKNREKTYLLDSAEYYYKKSIAFSDKFIDNKITSKLSLGNIYVFKKDYTNAEKIYYDISFYAKQVENESLYKIAAFNLGDLYYSIKKYDRALIFLKKVDSISQKNKTVDINFFRSNYLQAKIYSIKNEPELAYKHSKLYLDSYEKYEGNLREEALEVNYKLGTADLSQEMLDVQEKYKYEVFWNKALKVFYVILVIGIVFFLIKNIRDKNRAQKKMNALIEEFKANLEKKEHEKVEIENVALEKIVEVPETDDAILKKENANLSIDEAKENKIVEKLLALEEKLEYLNADFTLAYAAKKIKTNTTYLSYVVNKRFGKSFSEYSNELKINYVINQMITNHLYRKYSTQAIAESVGFKNAVSFAKSFRKRTGVSPAQFANNI from the coding sequence ATGCTTGCCCAGTCTGAAAAAATGTATGCAGAAGCTTTAAAGCATTTAAATAAAATTCCTGAGTCTACTGATAAAATAAAACTGCACGCCTATTTATGTAACTATAGAGGACTTACATATTGGAAGAGATCTAATTATGGTAAAGCGCTTGGCAGTTATCAGGAAGGAGTTAAGCTTTCTTCTAAGATAAATGATGTTGTACAAATTGTAAAATTTAAAGCAAATATTGCGTTATTGAATGAGAGCGTTGGCAATTATCAGCTGTCAATAAAGATCTTAAGACAGAATGAAGCGTTTTTGGACAAGAACGAAGGTTTGTACGATAAAGATCAGTTTCAGAATGCAAAAAGTAATAGCTATATCAATCTTGGGAATTCTTATGAAGGATATTATACCAAAAATAGAGAAAAGACTTATTTACTAGATTCTGCAGAGTACTACTATAAGAAGAGTATAGCTTTTTCGGATAAATTTATCGACAATAAGATTACTTCTAAACTTAGTTTGGGTAATATTTATGTATTTAAAAAGGATTATACCAATGCCGAGAAAATTTATTATGATATCTCTTTTTATGCCAAACAGGTTGAAAATGAAAGCCTATATAAAATTGCCGCATTTAATTTAGGAGACCTTTATTATTCGATAAAAAAATATGATAGAGCTCTTATTTTTTTAAAGAAAGTAGACTCTATTAGCCAAAAGAACAAAACGGTTGATATTAACTTTTTTAGATCCAACTATTTACAGGCTAAAATTTACAGTATTAAAAATGAACCAGAGTTGGCTTATAAGCACTCTAAATTATACTTAGATTCTTATGAAAAATATGAAGGAAATCTAAGAGAAGAAGCATTAGAGGTAAACTATAAATTAGGTACCGCAGATTTAAGCCAAGAAATGCTTGATGTTCAGGAGAAATATAAATATGAGGTATTTTGGAACAAAGCCTTAAAGGTATTTTATGTAATTCTGGTAATTGGAATTGTCTTTTTCCTTATCAAAAATATTAGGGACAAAAATAGAGCTCAAAAGAAAATGAACGCTTTAATTGAAGAGTTCAAAGCTAATCTGGAGAAAAAGGAACATGAAAAAGTCGAAATAGAAAATGTCGCTCTCGAAAAAATAGTTGAAGTTCCTGAAACGGATGATGCTATTTTGAAAAAAGAAAATGCGAATTTGAGTATTGACGAAGCTAAAGAGAATAAAATCGTAGAGAAATTATTGGCTTTAGAAGAGAAATTAGAATATCTAAATGCCGATTTTACACTTGCTTATGCGGCAAAAAAAATCAAGACCAATACGACTTATTTGTCTTATGTAGTAAATAAAAGATTTGGAAAATCTTTTAGTGAGTATTCTAATGAGTTGAAAATTAATTATGTTATTAACCAGATGATTACGAATCATTTGTATCGTAAATATTCTACACAGGCAATTGCAGAAAGTGTTGGATTTAAAAATGCAGTTTCTTTTGCAAAATCATTTCGCAAAAGAACTGGAGTGTCTCCAGCTCAGTTTGCGAATAATATTTAG
- a CDS encoding S-adenosylmethionine decarboxylase family protein encodes MDLPPYSPGLHKLVTLHVGEISKLTNSRGFVAVTNSILKKHELEKVGVAVHDFENESFTISYCLKESHICIHTWPEYNLLNLDVYLQDVEKVRAIIVDYIEYFEAEVIKDFEITR; translated from the coding sequence ATGGATTTACCTCCTTATTCGCCAGGATTGCATAAACTGGTTACTTTACATGTCGGCGAAATTTCGAAGCTTACCAATAGCAGAGGTTTTGTTGCTGTTACCAATTCCATTTTAAAAAAACACGAATTGGAAAAAGTTGGAGTGGCGGTGCATGATTTTGAAAATGAAAGTTTTACGATTTCATACTGTTTGAAAGAATCACATATTTGTATACATACTTGGCCAGAATATAATTTACTTAATTTGGATGTTTATCTTCAAGATGTAGAAAAAGTTCGTGCTATAATAGTTGATTATATTGAATATTTTGAAGCAGAGGTTATCAAAGATTTCGAAATTACCCGCTAA
- a CDS encoding rSAM-modified peptide, which translates to MKNSKFTFKDFQLDTISKKEQKTIKGGSVPDPTDPNEPKKGGGGNGNN; encoded by the coding sequence ATGAAAAATTCAAAATTTACATTCAAAGATTTCCAATTAGATACAATCTCTAAAAAAGAACAAAAAACTATTAAAGGCGGAAGTGTACCTGATCCTACTGATCCAAACGAACCTAAAAAAGGCGGAGGAGGAAACGGAAATAACTAA
- a CDS encoding rSAM-modified peptide, whose product MKNNKLTFKDFQLDTISKKEQKTIKGGDDPIDPNEPKKGGGGNGNN is encoded by the coding sequence ATGAAAAATAACAAATTAACTTTCAAAGATTTTCAATTAGATACAATCTCTAAGAAAGAGCAAAAAACTATTAAAGGAGGAGATGATCCAATTGATCCGAACGAGCCTAAAAAAGGCGGAGGAGGAAACGGAAATAACTAA
- a CDS encoding acyl-CoA dehydrogenase family protein: MKPDLFQSPDYYNLDDLLTEEHKLVRESARAWVKREVSPIIEEYAQKAEFPKQIIKGLGEIGGFGPYIPVEYGGAGLDQISYGLIMQEIERGDSGVRSTSSVQSSLVMYPIWKYGNEEQRMKYLPKLATGEFIGCFGLTEPDHGSDPGSMITNFKDMGDHYLLNGAKMWISNAPFADIAIVWAKNEEGRIHGLIVERGMEGFTTPETHNKWSLRASATGELIFDNVKVPKENLLPNKSGLGAPLGCLDSARYGIAWGAIGAAMDCYDTALRYSKERIQFGKPIGGTQLQQKKLAEMITEITKAQLLTWRLGVLRNEGRATTAQISMAKRNNVNMAITIAREARQMLGGMGITGEYSIMRHMMNLESVITYEGTHDIHLLITGMDVTEFLRLNN; encoded by the coding sequence ATGAAACCAGACCTATTTCAATCTCCAGATTACTATAACTTAGATGATTTGTTAACAGAAGAACACAAATTAGTTCGTGAGTCTGCCCGTGCTTGGGTTAAAAGAGAAGTTTCTCCTATAATAGAAGAATATGCTCAAAAAGCAGAATTTCCAAAACAAATTATAAAAGGTCTTGGCGAAATTGGTGGTTTCGGTCCTTATATTCCGGTAGAATATGGAGGTGCTGGACTAGACCAGATATCTTATGGTTTGATTATGCAAGAAATCGAAAGAGGCGATTCTGGTGTAAGATCAACTTCTTCTGTACAGTCTTCTTTGGTAATGTATCCTATTTGGAAATATGGAAACGAGGAGCAACGAATGAAATATCTTCCAAAACTGGCAACAGGAGAATTTATTGGTTGTTTTGGTTTAACAGAACCAGATCACGGCTCTGATCCGGGAAGTATGATTACCAATTTTAAAGATATGGGCGATCATTATCTTTTAAATGGTGCCAAAATGTGGATATCAAACGCCCCTTTTGCAGATATCGCTATCGTTTGGGCTAAAAATGAGGAAGGCCGAATTCACGGTTTAATCGTAGAACGCGGCATGGAAGGCTTTACAACTCCAGAAACTCATAATAAATGGTCACTTCGTGCATCTGCAACAGGAGAATTAATTTTTGATAATGTAAAAGTTCCTAAAGAAAACCTTTTACCAAACAAATCTGGCTTAGGTGCTCCGCTTGGCTGTTTAGATTCTGCTCGTTATGGAATTGCTTGGGGAGCAATTGGCGCGGCAATGGATTGTTATGATACTGCTTTAAGGTATTCTAAAGAGAGAATCCAGTTCGGAAAACCAATTGGAGGAACACAATTACAACAGAAAAAACTAGCAGAAATGATTACCGAAATCACAAAAGCACAATTATTAACTTGGCGTTTAGGTGTTTTAAGAAACGAAGGCAGAGCAACAACAGCACAAATTTCTATGGCAAAACGCAATAACGTAAACATGGCAATTACCATTGCACGCGAAGCAAGGCAAATGCTTGGAGGTATGGGAATCACTGGAGAATACTCGATTATGCGTCATATGATGAACCTAGAAAGTGTAATCACTTATGAAGGAACTCATGACATACATTTATTGATTACTGGAATGGACGTAACCGAATTCCTGCGTTTAAATAATTGA
- a CDS encoding rSAM-modified peptide, translated as MKNNKLTFKDFQLDTISKKEQKTIKGGGVDDPIDPNEPKKGGGGNGNN; from the coding sequence ATGAAAAATAACAAATTAACATTCAAAGATTTTCAATTAGATACAATCTCTAAAAAAGAACAAAAAACTATTAAAGGCGGAGGTGTAGATGATCCAATTGATCCAAACGAACCTAAAAAAGGCGGCGGAGGAAACGGAAATAACTAA
- a CDS encoding tRNA1(Val) (adenine(37)-N6)-methyltransferase, whose protein sequence is MFKFKQFSINQDRCAMKVGTDGVLLGAWAPVHHSPFSVLDIGAGTGIIALMLAQRSHAEKIDALEIDEDAYEQSVENFEASPWGDRLFCFHAGLDEFIEEPEDEYDLIVSNPPFYAEDYKTENEQRDLARFQDAMPFEEIVEAADLLLSENGILAIIIPFKEEEKFIALAKESELYPIKITRVKGTPKSEIKRSLLAFSRNEVLEIETDELIIEIDRHVYTPEYTELTKDFYLKM, encoded by the coding sequence ATGTTTAAGTTTAAACAATTCTCTATAAACCAAGACCGTTGCGCTATGAAAGTAGGCACAGATGGTGTTTTACTTGGTGCTTGGGCTCCTGTTCATCATAGTCCGTTTAGTGTTTTAGATATTGGTGCTGGAACAGGAATTATTGCTTTGATGTTGGCACAAAGAAGCCATGCAGAAAAAATTGATGCACTTGAAATCGATGAAGATGCGTATGAACAATCAGTAGAAAACTTTGAAGCTTCTCCTTGGGGTGATCGCTTATTTTGTTTTCATGCTGGTTTAGACGAGTTTATTGAAGAACCAGAAGACGAATATGATTTAATTGTTTCAAATCCGCCTTTTTATGCTGAGGATTATAAAACCGAAAACGAACAACGCGATTTAGCTCGTTTTCAAGATGCAATGCCCTTTGAAGAAATTGTTGAAGCTGCCGATTTGTTGCTCTCAGAAAATGGAATTCTAGCTATAATTATTCCTTTTAAAGAAGAAGAAAAATTTATTGCTCTTGCAAAAGAATCAGAACTTTATCCAATAAAAATCACAAGAGTTAAGGGAACTCCTAAATCGGAAATTAAGCGTAGTTTATTAGCTTTTAGCCGAAATGAAGTTCTTGAAATTGAAACCGATGAACTTATTATCGAAATCGACAGACACGTTTATACTCCTGAATATACTGAATTGACTAAAGATTTTTATTTAAAGATGTAA